The following are encoded together in the Diabrotica undecimpunctata isolate CICGRU chromosome 7, icDiaUnde3, whole genome shotgun sequence genome:
- the LOC140446030 gene encoding uncharacterized protein gives MDIVKQCENLLLFIKRVRKIVFDKFTAKDEEVWLKRITKQIKTCNKVIKKRNLPIGTIRKLQTHVGHFKHFKQSILNRHVGMGLDNKLKTRVKWENVVSAFNSRIKTGVIINLYHKDLAYFLNDCYIIFKNKIRKILKADKVVKVNVCFCGEFIKKSGEEEILTFNYFNTKNAILDISTDTERWFFENVKDKINNKLSEFQEKDSGFALNKIVSLEVNINRYEIGNGSSYIKLPESIQKKQACINVKNSDQACFYWAIVSALYPAKLNKERTSSYPWYSTVLKTEDLEAPMPLHQISKFEKLNNVSVNVYALELIENNEKSFFAVYPARLTKTVVAKHVNLLLIQNQYFPKLNDYEAPPVDNDNSEIKYHYCHITNLSRLISRQVNKRKTKLFLCNRCLNYFSTEGKLSEHEKMCANINNCKMSFPKYESVSFKNYTYKQTTPFVIYADFECMLEKVTDHQASISTKKYQKHIPYSAGYYVKCSYDEKLSFYKSYRGIDCMDWFASEIPNLAQSIYSKMKTIIPMEEKPSTCGATVCHICEKCFSPTDIVVRDHDHFTGAFRNFAHLACNLNFKKIFVVPLIFHNLSGYDSHFIISELSKKGDISLLPINKEKYISFTLNDAVTNIKFRFIDSLRFLGTSLDELASTLDKNSFIICKREFGNLSDEKFKLITKKGVFCYDFIDCWEKLNITDLPPIEAFYNKLNDKGLADEQYAHAKTVWDEFSIANLGQYSDLYLKTDILLLADVFENFRKKCIITYGLDPAWYYTMPGYSWDCMLKYVRCKLELLRDVDMIMFIEKAIRGGISVCSGRMSKANNKYMPKYDPAKPSKYLMYFDVNNLYGWAMGEPLPYEGFEWMDDKDFDVMSVADDSPVGYMLQVDLEYPRRLHDLHSDFPFAAEHRKAAGSNHSKLMTTLYNKKEYIVHYRNLKQMLANGLVLKKIHKILKFKQSAWLRPYIELNTQLRATATNDFEKNLYKLANNSIFGKTMENIRKHRIVKLVRSWNGRYGAKNLISSVRFHSRKIFNENLVAIELIKSDLVFNKPLYIGMTVLDISKLCMYQFHYDYMLPKLGADKCNLMYMDTDSFIYELYCDDAYEEVIKSDISKFDTSDYAADNIYNIPRVNKKVLGVMKDENKGEIMTNFVGLRSKMYTFKVQSGRVTKKAKGTKHNIVKNVIKFNDYVNCLNHFKEQIATQRSIRSYSHNVYSIEQTKIALSPYDDKRYLISNSFRTLPWGHYSILE, from the coding sequence ATGGATATTGTCAAACAATGTGAAAATTTATTGTTATTCATCAAAAGAGTCAGAAAgatagtttttgataaatttacagCTAAAGACGAAGAAGTTTGGTTGAAACGCATAACGAAACAAATTAAAACTTgcaataaagtaataaaaaaacgcaATTTGCCTATAGGTACAATTAGAAAACTGCAAACGCATGTtggacattttaaacattttaaacaaagtattttaaatagacaTGTAGGCATGGGACTAGACAATAAACTAAAAACAagagttaaatgggaaaatgtTGTTTCCGCGTTCAATAGTCGAATTAAAACTGgagttataattaatttatatcaTAAGGACCTAGCATATTTCCTAaatgattgttatattatttttaaaaataaaatcagaaaaattttaaaagcagataaagttgttaaagttaatgtttgtttttgcggagaatttattaaaaaatctggggAGGAggaaattttaacttttaattattttaatacaaaaaatgctATATTAGACATATCTACTGATACAGAGCGATGGTTTTTTGAGAatgttaaagataaaataaataataagttatcgGAATTTCAGGAAAAGGACTCGGGTTttgcattaaataaaattgtatctTTAGAAGTAAATATTAATCGATATGAAATTGGAAATGGTTCATCTTATATTAAACTCCCAGAGTCTATTCAAAAAAAGCAAGCTTGTATTAACGTAAAAAATTCAGATCAGGCATGTTTTTATTGGGCAATAGTTAGTGCGCTTTATCCGGCTAAACTAAATAAAGAACGTACATCCTCATATCCATGGTACAGTACAGTATTAAAAACAGAAGACTTAGAGGCACCAATGCCGTTacatcaaatttcaaaatttgaaaaattaaataatgtttcCGTCAATGTATATGCTTTAGAATTGATAGAAAATAATGAAAAGTCATTTTTCGCAGTATATCCAGCAAGATTAACTAAAACAGTAGTTGCCAAACACGTAAATCTTCTTTTAATTCAAAATCAGTATTTTCCTAAATTAAACGATTATGAAGCACCTCCAGTAGATAACGATAATTCTGAAATTAAGTACCACTACTGCCACATTACGAACTTGTCTAGATTAATTTCTAGACAAGTAAATAAAAGAAAGaccaaattatttctttgtaatagatgcttaaattatttttcaactgAAGGGAAATTGTCTGAACATgaaaaaatgtgtgcaaatattaataattgtaaaatgtcatTTCCTAAATATGAATCtgttagttttaaaaattatacttatAAACAAACAACGCCATTTGTTATATATGCAGATTTTGAGTGCATGCTAGAAAAAGTTACAGATCACCAAGCATCTATTTCtactaaaaaatatcaaaaacatatTCCGTATAGTGCTGGATACTATGTAAAATGTAGTTATGATGAAAAGTTGTCTTTTTATAAGAGCTATAGAGGCATTGACTGCATGGATTGGTTTGCTAGTGAAATACCAAATTTAGCTCAAAGTATTTATTCAAAAATGAAGACAATTATACCAATGGAGGAAAAACCAAGTACTTGTGGGGCTACAGTGTGCCACATATGCGAAAAATGTTTTTCTCCTACAGATATCGTTGTCAGAGATCACGATCATTTTACAGGAGCGTTCAGAAATTTCGCCCACCTGgcatgtaatttaaattttaaaaaaatctttgtcGTCCCCCTGATTTTTCACAATCTGAGTGGCTATGATAGCCATTTTATAATTTCAGAATTAAGTAAAAAAGGAGATATTAGTCTACTACcaatcaataaagaaaaatacatttcatttacACTTAACGATGCAGTTACtaacataaaatttcgatttattgattcattaaGATTTTTAGGGACCTCTTTAGATGAGTTAGcatcaacattagataaaaatagctttataatttGCAAACGAGAATTTGGCAATTTAAGTGacgaaaaatttaaattaataactaaaaaaggggttttttgttatgattttatTGATTGTTGGGAAAAATTAAACATTACCGATTTACCTCCGATAGAGgcattttataataaactaaacGATAAGGGTCTTGCAGATGAACAGTATGCTCATGCTAAAACAGTTTGGGATGAATTTAGCATTGCTAATTTAGGTCAATATTCAGATTTGTACTTAAAGACCGATATTTTGCTGTTGGCagatgtttttgaaaattttcgaaaaaaatgcATAATAACTTATGGTTTAGATCCAGCGTGGTACTACACAATGCCAGGTTATTCTTGGGATTGTATGTTGAAATACGTAAGGTGTAAACTAGAGTTATTGCGTGACGTTGACATGATAATGTTTATTGAGAAAGCAATTCGTGGAGGAATTTCAGTATGTAGCGGTAGAATGTCAAAAGCTAATAATAAGTACATGCCTAAATATGATCCTGCAAAGCCCTCAAAGTACTTAATGTATTTTGATGTCAATAATTTATATGGGTGGGCAATGGGCGAGCCATTGCCCTATGAAGGGTTCGAATGGATGGATGACAAAGACTTTGATGTTATGTCTGTAGCAGATGACTCTCCCGTAGGGTACATGTTACAAGTTGACTTGGAATATCCTCGCAGATTACATGATCTGCACTCAGATTTTCCATTCGCTGCTGAACATCGTAAAGCTGCGGGTTCAAATCATTCGAAACTAATGACAACactttataataaaaaagaatatatcgttcattatagaaatttaaaacaaatgttGGCTAATGGATTAGTTTTAAAAAAGAttcacaaaattttaaaatttaaacagtcTGCCTGGCTGCGGCCCTACATCGAATTAAATACACAACTACGAGCTACAGCTACGAACGATTTTGAAAAAAACCTGTATAAGTTGGCCAATAATAGCATATTTGGCAAGACTATGGAGAACATCCGGAAACATCGAATAGTAAAATTAGTCAGATCATGGAACGGACGGTATGGtgctaaaaatttaatttctagTGTACGGTTTCAcagcagaaaaatatttaatgaaaatttagtAGCTATAGAACTGATTAAATCAGATCTAGTTTTTAATAAACCTTTATACATTGGCATGACTGTTTTAGATATATCAAAGTTATGTATGTACCAATTTCATTACGACTATATGCTCCCAAAATTGGGCGCTGATAAATGTAATTTGATGTATATGGATACTGATAGTTTTATTTATGAACTATACTGTGATGATGCATATGAGGAAGTAATAAAATCAGATATATCAAAATTTGATACATCTGATTACGCTgcagataatatttataatattcctcgcgtaaataaaaaagttttgggAGTAATGAAAGATGAAAATAAAGGGGAAATTATGACAAACTTTGTGGGattacgttcaaaaatgtatactTTTAAAGTTCAATCAGGTCGAGTTACTAAAAAAGCAAAAGGAACTAAACATAATATAGTAAAAAATGTGATAAAATTCAATGATTATGTAAACTGTTTAAATCATTTTAAGGAACAAATTGCTACTCAACGTTCCATTCGGTCATATAGCCATAACGTTTATAGtatagaacaaacaaaaattgcgctaagtccttatgacgataaaagatatttaatttcaaatagtTTTAGAACGCTACCATGGGGACATTACAGTATTTTAGAatag